A genomic stretch from bacterium includes:
- a CDS encoding flagellar motor protein MotB has protein sequence MSQQLPPIIIKKVKKVVSGSAHGGSWKIAYADFMTTLMTFFLVMWLITMALSQGKRQDLVEYFKTYNIFLTTNAYKESTWIQKDSVAETPQKTVDFEGLKKELNATIEARLSDFKKNISINEEKTTGLRIDISDPEGNYIFLLGRPELLPSGKKILKEMCNVLKEIDSKIAVEGHTDANQYPTSQYTNWELSTERASSARKELELDDIGPERIAMVTGYADTKPIIIDDPYDGRNRRISLLILSPPVFGGDTTKTNTPEETSKESTKEQPKEQSKESPKKSTKEPHKKSHK, from the coding sequence ATGAGTCAACAACTACCTCCCATTATAATAAAAAAAGTAAAAAAAGTTGTTAGTGGGTCTGCGCACGGAGGGTCATGGAAAATCGCTTATGCCGATTTTATGACTACTTTGATGACTTTTTTTTTAGTTATGTGGCTTATAACTATGGCTCTATCCCAGGGCAAAAGACAAGACCTTGTTGAATACTTTAAAACCTATAATATTTTTCTTACAACTAATGCTTATAAAGAAAGCACATGGATTCAAAAAGATTCAGTCGCGGAAACTCCCCAAAAAACTGTTGATTTTGAAGGGCTGAAAAAAGAATTGAATGCTACTATAGAAGCAAGATTATCAGATTTTAAAAAAAATATAAGCATCAACGAAGAAAAAACTACCGGGTTAAGAATAGATATCAGTGACCCTGAAGGAAACTATATATTTTTGTTAGGACGCCCTGAGTTATTGCCCAGCGGTAAAAAAATATTAAAAGAGATGTGTAATGTCCTGAAAGAAATTGATAGTAAAATTGCAGTAGAAGGACATACAGATGCAAACCAGTACCCCACAAGCCAATATACCAACTGGGAACTTTCTACAGAAAGAGCTTCTTCGGCAAGAAAAGAACTTGAACTTGATGACATAGGACCGGAGCGTATCGCTATGGTAACGGGATATGCAGATACTAAACCTATTATAATAGATGACCCTTATGATGGAAGAAATAGAAGAATAAGTCTCCTGATTTTGAGTCCTCCTGTTTTTGGAGGAGATACCACTAAAACAAACACACCGGAAGAAACATCTAAGGAATCTACAAAAGAACAGCCCAAAGAGCAGTCCAAAGAATCACCTAAAAAATCCACTAAAGAACCTCACAAGAAATCCCACAAATAA
- the motA gene encoding flagellar motor stator protein MotA — MFFIIGIVLILGVVMGGFALSGGNISILIQPIEVGMVFGIALGASLIANPPKVVFGSFKALIAAVKSKGYTKKDYAEVLILLYQLVSKIKRNGPLSVEADVNSPTNSEIFKKYGSNFLKNHHFVTFLCDNLKVIVSGSITANDLETLMDNEIEAFHEESMLISHSVARTSDAMPGLGLVAAVLGVVLTMGKIDQPAEVIGESIAAALLGTFVGILMCYGFIGPFATNLEYKANDDIVYLKIIKTALLALINGASSMMVMEHARRVIPSDNKPTFEELDRMRNPIDKGSSTSAPPPKK, encoded by the coding sequence ATGTTTTTTATTATTGGGATCGTTCTAATTTTGGGAGTAGTTATGGGCGGATTTGCCCTTTCGGGTGGAAATATTAGTATTTTGATTCAACCCATAGAAGTAGGTATGGTATTTGGTATTGCCCTGGGGGCTTCTTTGATTGCTAACCCTCCCAAAGTAGTATTTGGTTCTTTTAAGGCTCTAATTGCTGCCGTTAAATCAAAAGGTTATACAAAGAAAGATTATGCGGAAGTATTAATATTGTTATATCAATTAGTTTCAAAAATAAAAAGAAACGGGCCTTTATCTGTTGAAGCTGATGTTAACTCTCCAACTAATAGCGAAATATTCAAAAAATACGGCAGTAATTTTCTCAAAAATCATCATTTTGTTACTTTTCTTTGTGATAATCTTAAAGTTATTGTAAGCGGCAGCATAACGGCAAATGATTTAGAAACTTTGATGGACAACGAAATAGAAGCTTTCCATGAGGAATCTATGCTTATATCGCACAGCGTAGCCAGAACATCGGACGCTATGCCCGGATTAGGATTGGTAGCAGCAGTATTAGGAGTAGTTCTAACTATGGGAAAAATAGACCAACCGGCTGAAGTCATCGGCGAAAGCATTGCCGCAGCACTATTAGGGACTTTTGTAGGTATATTAATGTGTTATGGTTTTATCGGCCCATTTGCTACAAATCTTGAGTATAAAGCCAATGATGACATTGTCTATCTTAAAATCATAAAAACTGCATTATTAGCATTGATAAATGGCGCTTCTTCTATGATGGTAATGGAACACGCCAGGAGAGTTATTCCCAGCGACAATAAGCCCACTTTTGAGGAGCTGGACCGTATGCGAAACCCGATAGACAAGGGAAGTTCCACATCTGCCCCACCACCTAAGAAATGA
- the sppA gene encoding signal peptide peptidase SppA, whose protein sequence is MFNLIMVLFLTFDGSSVSTSRRSEALLMNPAGLGMNMGVEAMYMFKNDEHIFSTLIGNSGFGVKFKGNDYPVLMTGTGINLVNILYLGYGSEYQYGKSSIYTVGGIFRPSRFISTGAFMPVKSNPDVKIGIAVRPLTDRVTLFYDATYSYEQDSIKDYFYGVGVELINGISIAVKSGKDKVINVGAEISFGNFKIGGFKNKETNPQEVSLIASNETYRSVPIKSNKKRAVGLDIKGAYPELKMETNFFGITLGKQEPVFYNLLRKLEKVKNNKNITTIVIRFENYSLGMAQLEELYNELKELKAKGKKIITFANEYGLGSYYLASLSDYIVLQPLGYVEIPGLSVKSVYLKGTMEKLGVEADIARVGKYKSATEALERKDMSDESKEQIGALLDDIWNPMVAEIAVNRSLPLDSLQKLVNTEAFFNSDDALKNGLVDTVIYEDELDDFVKTLINKKTKVEKLDKMLKERKVPTEWQPDKSSPKIAVLIAEGDIITGESSKDWLFGTKTIGSKSLVKAFKDIEKDKSIKSVVFRINSGGGDGFASEVILRAMKKTMAKKPVIVSMGDVAGSGGYYIGCQANKIVADNYTLTGSIGVFGANIIWNGLYEKLGITHDVVKRGEHSDAYAGLRHFTNDEQNKFQREIEWFYDKFISRVAEGRKMSKSAVDSIGQGRIWSGTSAKGIKLVDENCGLLKAIEIAKKEAGLTKEPEIVIFPVKKGIF, encoded by the coding sequence ATGTTCAACTTAATAATGGTGTTATTTTTAACTTTTGATGGAAGTTCAGTCAGCACTTCCCGCAGGAGCGAAGCTTTGCTTATGAATCCCGCCGGGCTTGGGATGAATATGGGAGTGGAAGCTATGTATATGTTTAAAAACGATGAACATATTTTTTCTACTTTAATCGGAAACAGCGGGTTTGGAGTTAAATTCAAAGGGAATGATTATCCCGTCCTTATGACCGGGACCGGAATCAATTTAGTAAACATATTATATCTTGGTTACGGAAGCGAATATCAATATGGAAAAAGCTCTATTTATACAGTAGGCGGCATATTCAGACCCAGCAGATTTATTTCAACCGGAGCATTTATGCCCGTAAAAAGTAATCCTGACGTTAAAATTGGTATAGCCGTTAGACCTCTAACGGACAGAGTTACATTGTTTTATGACGCAACTTACAGTTATGAACAGGATAGTATAAAAGATTACTTTTACGGAGTAGGAGTAGAATTAATAAATGGAATAAGCATTGCCGTAAAAAGTGGAAAAGATAAGGTGATAAATGTCGGAGCAGAAATTTCGTTTGGCAATTTTAAAATCGGCGGATTTAAGAATAAAGAAACCAATCCTCAGGAAGTATCATTGATTGCCTCTAATGAGACATATCGCTCCGTCCCCATAAAATCAAATAAAAAAAGAGCGGTTGGATTGGATATTAAAGGCGCTTATCCTGAGTTGAAAATGGAGACAAACTTTTTTGGGATTACTCTTGGAAAACAAGAACCCGTATTTTATAATTTATTACGAAAGCTTGAAAAGGTTAAAAACAATAAAAACATAACTACCATAGTTATCAGGTTTGAAAATTATTCGTTAGGGATGGCGCAACTTGAAGAACTTTACAATGAACTCAAAGAACTCAAAGCAAAAGGTAAAAAAATAATTACATTTGCAAATGAATATGGACTTGGAAGTTATTATCTTGCTTCCCTGTCGGATTATATTGTCTTGCAACCTCTTGGTTATGTTGAAATTCCGGGATTATCCGTAAAATCGGTTTATTTAAAAGGAACTATGGAAAAACTTGGAGTTGAGGCGGATATAGCCCGTGTCGGGAAATACAAATCCGCTACAGAAGCATTAGAACGTAAAGATATGTCCGATGAAAGCAAAGAACAAATAGGCGCTCTTCTCGACGACATTTGGAATCCTATGGTTGCGGAGATTGCCGTGAACAGAAGCTTGCCATTAGATAGTTTGCAAAAACTTGTAAATACGGAAGCGTTTTTTAACTCGGATGATGCCTTAAAGAATGGATTAGTAGATACCGTTATTTATGAGGATGAGCTGGATGATTTCGTAAAAACGCTTATTAACAAAAAGACAAAAGTAGAAAAATTAGACAAGATGCTCAAGGAACGGAAAGTTCCGACCGAATGGCAGCCGGACAAATCTTCTCCTAAAATAGCCGTCCTTATAGCCGAAGGAGACATAATAACGGGAGAGAGCTCGAAGGATTGGCTTTTTGGGACAAAAACTATCGGTTCAAAGTCATTGGTTAAAGCATTCAAAGATATAGAAAAGGACAAATCCATAAAATCCGTTGTGTTTCGTATAAATTCCGGTGGCGGTGATGGGTTTGCGTCGGAAGTAATCTTAAGAGCAATGAAAAAGACGATGGCTAAAAAACCTGTAATCGTTTCTATGGGAGATGTTGCAGGTTCGGGAGGTTATTATATTGGATGTCAGGCAAATAAAATAGTTGCGGATAATTATACGCTTACAGGTTCAATAGGCGTTTTCGGAGCGAATATTATATGGAATGGGCTTTATGAGAAATTAGGCATTACACACGATGTAGTTAAGAGAGGCGAACATTCGGATGCTTATGCAGGATTGCGGCATTTTACAAATGATGAACAAAATAAGTTTCAACGCGAAATAGAATGGTTTTATGATAAGTTTATTTCAAGAGTTGCGGAAGGCAGAAAAATGTCAAAATCTGCCGTAGACTCAATAGGACAGGGAAGAATATGGAGTGGTACAAGCGCAAAGGGAATTAAGTTGGTAGATGAGAATTGTGGTTTATTAAAGGCGATTGAAATTGCAAAAAAAGAAGCAGGATTGACAAAAGAGCCTGAAATTGTAATATTCCCGGTTAAGAAAGGGATCTTTTAA
- a CDS encoding C25 family cysteine peptidase, giving the protein MHICILVLASITSALTQLSKSVYFNEADVSLKTYNNYTIPGFSNNAKNSFITSTKTEAYLDIQGNPQLPVKCIRFLIPEDKSVKSVKVEASNFTYLPGEYNIFPAQPPQIISMPVKKSVVPPNPIVYNSNSEYPGKIVEFIGEGNIRNYKVAEVLVCPLQYIPASKKLKLYTELKISLELEPSKLQQNVQKYTFEPVFGDLVKSIIINPEDFVSTKCKFNNNGYEYLIITADSLVSVFESFANWKTARGVKTVIRTTEWINTNYAGRDLAEKIRNFIKFAADSGVVWVLLGGDVDIVPSRTAYAMTSNGGAMQNEDSIPSDLYYSDLDGTWDTNGNGTFGELADNVDLYPDVFVGRAPVKSGNDVINFVNKTIKYEENPSNSYLNKALFFAEILWSSPYTDAGISKDIIGNLFPQNFSIEKLYESKANENRTSVINAINSGKALLNHDGHGWINLMGTGPDNLGITDVDTLKNNNTQGILYSIGCWVGAFDYNCVAEHWILNPNGGGVAVIANSRYGWGAQGNPGYGYSDKIDEDFYFNLFKSNITKIGQTLAQTKLDYVPFSRDKNVYRWHQYELNLLGDPQLDIYTDTLSMLNVESPDSIPVGTSNLKINVRNDNTPVVNALVCCYKGNEVYERDFTDESGEVNFAVSPSSTGNLLLTVTGHNFYQHRSVIKIFGAGANPGYYSHSIIDSGGNGEINPGEKIDITVELKNFGSQTANNVNTVLRTQDSFMILIDSANNFGNILSDSIKSGAFSFCVRNDCPNNHILQSLLNIPGFNSVPLNFTAQTPEIVYKSCSTAVMPYTGDTLDLYITIKDSGGIANNVISELQTESPQYITMIDSIKSFGTIARDSSATIPYKIVINSICPVPSYQKFTIISTTGTYSFKDSFWLNIGQGINCFSDNFESDTIWTTGGTNNNWLLTAHGAHSGVYSYYCGNAGQWEYNNSTNCWLKSSEFILGPDSYLSFWSWFNVTTYGADGIYVEIGRNTIWDTLDLIGSGGALANKDTADKYFSNDWLPRFYSLLSYPVGCTLQVRFSFVSDNKNVAEGFYVDDINVGPLQEFPLINRTNISVKDSNNNIVEAGEKINITASLAAENKDFSSVYVILRTTDSLVNIIDDSVYFGDISMNEFVNGTFSFVPQTGLSIGHKMRFSLNIKGTGYENRNEFVIKIGDKLGVEDSSISDLGLRNAELKIDPNPFVGSTVISYKLLARDTKAEITIYDITGRMVKNITLPPKLLTNTVKWDATAYSSGVYFIKLSAGEYKMIRKVILIQ; this is encoded by the coding sequence ATGCATATATGCATATTGGTTTTGGCAAGTATTACTTCCGCTTTAACTCAACTTTCAAAATCAGTATATTTTAATGAAGCGGACGTTTCTCTTAAGACCTACAATAACTATACTATTCCCGGATTTTCGAATAATGCTAAAAATTCATTTATAACTTCTACTAAAACAGAGGCTTATTTAGATATACAGGGGAATCCACAACTTCCGGTAAAGTGTATACGTTTTTTAATTCCTGAAGACAAAAGCGTAAAAAGCGTAAAAGTAGAGGCAAGTAATTTTACATACTTACCCGGGGAATATAATATTTTTCCTGCCCAGCCACCTCAGATAATTTCTATGCCTGTAAAAAAATCTGTTGTTCCTCCGAATCCGATTGTATATAATTCCAATTCTGAGTATCCCGGTAAAATCGTTGAATTTATTGGGGAAGGCAATATTCGAAATTATAAAGTTGCTGAAGTTCTTGTATGTCCGTTGCAATATATTCCGGCGAGTAAAAAACTTAAACTCTATACAGAGCTAAAAATAAGCTTAGAACTTGAACCGTCAAAATTACAGCAGAATGTTCAAAAATATACATTTGAGCCGGTATTTGGTGATTTGGTTAAATCAATAATTATAAACCCTGAAGATTTTGTTTCTACAAAATGCAAGTTCAATAATAATGGGTATGAATATTTAATTATAACTGCGGATTCACTTGTTTCTGTTTTTGAGTCTTTTGCCAACTGGAAAACTGCTCGTGGAGTAAAGACGGTTATAAGAACCACAGAATGGATAAATACAAATTATGCAGGCAGAGACCTAGCGGAAAAAATACGGAATTTTATTAAGTTTGCCGCTGATTCGGGTGTAGTATGGGTATTATTAGGCGGAGATGTAGATATAGTTCCTTCGAGAACGGCTTATGCAATGACTTCAAATGGGGGCGCAATGCAAAACGAAGATAGTATCCCTTCGGATTTGTATTATTCGGATTTGGACGGAACTTGGGACACAAACGGAAACGGAACTTTTGGCGAGTTGGCAGACAACGTTGACCTTTATCCGGATGTTTTTGTCGGGAGAGCTCCCGTTAAAAGCGGCAATGATGTGATAAATTTTGTTAATAAAACTATAAAATATGAAGAAAATCCTTCTAATAGTTATTTGAATAAGGCATTGTTTTTTGCTGAAATTTTATGGTCTTCTCCGTATACGGACGCAGGTATCTCTAAAGATATAATTGGTAATTTATTTCCCCAGAATTTCAGTATAGAAAAACTATATGAATCAAAAGCAAATGAAAATCGGACAAGTGTCATTAATGCAATAAATTCCGGTAAAGCATTATTGAACCACGACGGACACGGATGGATTAATCTTATGGGGACAGGTCCGGATAATTTAGGCATTACGGATGTGGATACTCTAAAAAATAATAATACCCAGGGGATTTTATATTCAATTGGTTGTTGGGTAGGAGCTTTCGATTATAATTGTGTTGCAGAACATTGGATTCTAAACCCTAATGGCGGGGGAGTTGCAGTAATTGCAAATTCCAGATATGGCTGGGGGGCGCAGGGAAATCCGGGATATGGATATTCGGATAAAATAGACGAAGATTTTTATTTTAATTTATTTAAATCAAATATAACAAAAATCGGGCAGACTCTTGCTCAAACTAAACTTGATTATGTCCCATTTTCCAGAGATAAAAACGTTTACAGATGGCACCAATACGAACTTAATTTGCTCGGAGACCCGCAACTGGATATATACACGGACACATTATCTATGTTGAATGTAGAATCTCCTGATAGTATCCCTGTTGGGACAAGTAATTTAAAAATTAATGTAAGAAACGATAATACTCCGGTTGTAAATGCTCTTGTTTGTTGTTATAAAGGGAATGAAGTATATGAACGTGATTTTACGGATGAATCGGGGGAAGTTAATTTTGCAGTATCTCCGTCTTCTACCGGAAATTTATTGCTTACGGTTACAGGACATAATTTTTATCAACACCGGAGCGTTATAAAAATCTTTGGTGCCGGCGCCAATCCGGGATATTACAGCCATTCCATAATAGATTCAGGTGGCAATGGAGAGATAAACCCGGGAGAAAAAATTGACATTACGGTGGAACTAAAAAACTTTGGTTCCCAAACCGCAAACAATGTGAATACAGTTTTAAGGACACAAGACTCCTTTATGATTTTGATAGATAGCGCAAACAATTTTGGTAATATATTATCCGATAGTATTAAATCGGGCGCTTTTAGTTTTTGTGTTAGAAATGATTGTCCGAATAATCATATATTACAAAGTTTATTGAATATTCCGGGATTTAATTCCGTGCCGTTAAACTTTACGGCGCAAACACCTGAAATTGTTTATAAATCCTGTTCTACGGCAGTCATGCCATATACGGGAGACACTCTTGATTTATACATAACTATAAAAGATTCAGGTGGTATAGCCAATAATGTTATCAGCGAATTACAAACAGAAAGTCCCCAATACATAACGATGATTGATAGTATAAAAAGTTTCGGGACTATTGCCCGGGATTCTTCGGCAACTATACCGTATAAGATTGTAATAAACTCTATATGCCCTGTTCCATCATATCAAAAATTTACAATTATTTCTACAACGGGAACTTATTCATTTAAGGATAGTTTCTGGTTAAATATAGGGCAGGGAATAAATTGTTTCTCTGATAATTTTGAAAGCGATACGATTTGGACTACCGGGGGCACAAATAACAATTGGTTATTGACGGCGCACGGAGCGCATTCCGGCGTATATTCATATTATTGTGGGAATGCAGGACAATGGGAATATAACAACAGTACGAATTGCTGGTTAAAAAGTTCTGAATTTATTTTGGGACCGGATTCGTATTTATCTTTCTGGTCATGGTTTAATGTTACTACTTATGGAGCGGATGGAATTTATGTGGAAATCGGCAGAAATACAATATGGGATACTCTTGACCTTATTGGTTCCGGTGGCGCATTAGCTAATAAAGATACAGCGGACAAATATTTTTCAAATGACTGGTTGCCACGTTTTTATAGTTTGTTGTCGTACCCTGTTGGCTGCACTTTACAGGTAAGATTTAGTTTTGTTTCGGACAACAAAAACGTTGCGGAAGGTTTTTATGTGGATGATATAAATGTAGGTCCATTACAAGAATTCCCCTTAATAAATAGAACTAATATTTCAGTAAAAGACAGCAACAATAATATTGTCGAAGCCGGGGAGAAGATAAATATTACTGCTTCTCTTGCGGCAGAGAATAAAGATTTTTCTTCGGTATATGTTATTTTAAGAACTACTGATTCATTGGTAAACATTATTGATGATAGTGTGTATTTTGGAGATATATCAATGAATGAATTTGTAAACGGAACTTTTTCGTTTGTTCCCCAAACCGGTTTAAGCATAGGGCATAAAATGAGATTTTCTTTAAATATTAAGGGAACCGGATATGAAAATAGAAATGAATTTGTTATTAAAATTGGAGATAAACTTGGAGTAGAAGATTCATCGATTTCGGATTTGGGATTGCGGAATGCGGAATTGAAGATAGACCCTAATCCATTTGTTGGAAGTACCGTTATTAGTTATAAGCTGTTAGCGAGAGATACTAAGGCAGAAATAACGATTTATGATATTACAGGAAGAATGGTAAAAAACATAACGCTCCCTCCTAAATTATTGACCAATACTGTAAAATGGGATGCTACGGCTTATTCGTCGGGAGTCTATTTTATAAAGCTTAGTGCAGGGGAATATAAAATGATAAGGAAAGTTATTTTGATACAATGA